Proteins co-encoded in one Kribbella qitaiheensis genomic window:
- a CDS encoding ATP-binding cassette domain-containing protein: MAEPVIQVTDLVRDYPRPRTSLFRASPPVHALRGVSLEVQAGERFGIVGESGCGKSTLLRIIAALDRATSGQVVVEGTDITNLPERRLRFLRENLQLVFQDPMSSLDPRMRVRDIIAEPLVVQGHPASGERVRELLEAVGLAADAGDRYPHQFSGGQRQRISIARALAPRPRILIADEPVSALDVSVRAQVLNLISDLVDELNLTLVFVSHDLSVVKHVCDRVAVMNAGEIVETGPTTDVYSTPTHPYTRRLVSAIPTLQRALSGATTTDLVKGVT, encoded by the coding sequence ATGGCTGAGCCAGTCATTCAGGTGACCGACCTCGTGCGCGACTACCCCCGGCCGCGTACGTCGCTCTTCCGCGCGTCCCCACCCGTCCACGCCCTCCGCGGCGTCAGCCTCGAAGTACAAGCAGGCGAACGCTTCGGCATCGTCGGCGAATCCGGCTGCGGCAAGTCCACCCTCCTCCGCATCATCGCCGCCCTCGACCGCGCCACCTCCGGCCAGGTAGTTGTCGAAGGCACCGACATCACCAACCTCCCGGAACGCCGCCTGCGCTTCCTCCGCGAGAACCTCCAGCTCGTGTTCCAAGACCCGATGAGCTCTCTCGACCCCCGCATGCGAGTGCGCGACATCATCGCCGAACCCCTCGTAGTACAAGGCCACCCAGCCTCAGGAGAGCGCGTTCGCGAGTTGCTCGAAGCAGTCGGCCTAGCCGCAGACGCAGGAGACCGCTACCCCCACCAATTCTCCGGCGGCCAACGCCAACGCATCTCCATCGCCCGCGCCCTGGCCCCACGCCCACGCATCCTGATCGCCGACGAACCAGTAAGCGCCCTCGACGTCTCAGTCCGAGCCCAGGTCCTCAACCTCATCTCCGACCTCGTCGACGAACTCAACCTCACCCTGGTCTTCGTCTCCCACGACCTCTCAGTCGTCAAACACGTCTGCGACCGCGTCGCCGTCATGAACGCCGGCGAAATCGTAGAAACCGGCCCCACCACCGACGTCTACTCAACCCCCACCCACCCCTACACCCGCCGCCTCGTCTCAGCCATCCCCACCCTCCAACGAGCCCTCTCCGGAGCCACGACCACCGACCTGGTCAAGGGAGTCACATGA
- a CDS encoding aldehyde dehydrogenase family protein: MSDFPAGLPIGPTWIDTPSTEPVYFPYDGSLVAQAPVGTTALARQALDVAVDRRELVGRLPSHVRRAALQGALSAVSERRAEFVDLLVQETGKPLIDCRVELERTLLTLQTSAEEVARLHGETVPLDLLPSGDGLLGFWVRRPIGVVIGITGFNYPLLLASHKISPALAAGCPIIVKPAPQTPLATLWLVHLVREALVAAGGPAEAVQLVTGGADVGSTLTTDPRIGAVSFTGSAAVGHQIAKAAAPTKVLLELGSNSALVVAEDADLDAAADAVVRGGYYASGQACISVQRVIAVDTIRGQLVQKIQHRLDSVVVGDPRDERTRVSALIDPRSTERVRSWIDNALTAGATLAYPPTSTTAATSPYDVLGPTVLLDVPYGQLAWDEEIFGPVIAIRSVPDIAAAFRTVNESRYGLHASVFTASLETAFAAIDQLDVGGVVVNEVPGFRSDVMPYGGVKDSGTGREGPRFAIDELTTTRMAIIRPSTKPGS; encoded by the coding sequence ATGAGTGACTTCCCCGCAGGTCTCCCGATCGGACCGACCTGGATCGACACCCCGAGCACCGAACCCGTCTACTTCCCGTACGACGGATCGCTCGTCGCCCAAGCCCCAGTCGGTACGACGGCCCTCGCTCGTCAAGCTCTCGACGTCGCGGTTGACCGGCGTGAACTAGTTGGGCGGCTGCCGTCCCACGTACGTCGAGCGGCTCTCCAGGGAGCGCTCTCCGCTGTTTCCGAGCGGCGGGCCGAGTTCGTCGATCTGCTTGTCCAAGAGACCGGCAAACCTCTGATCGACTGCCGGGTCGAGCTCGAACGAACCCTCCTCACACTCCAGACCTCAGCCGAGGAAGTCGCTCGCTTGCATGGCGAGACCGTTCCCCTCGACCTACTCCCCAGCGGCGACGGACTGCTCGGCTTCTGGGTCCGCAGGCCGATCGGCGTCGTCATCGGCATCACCGGCTTCAACTACCCTCTCCTGCTTGCCTCCCACAAGATCTCCCCGGCGTTGGCCGCCGGCTGCCCGATCATCGTCAAGCCCGCGCCGCAAACTCCGCTCGCCACCCTCTGGCTGGTACACCTCGTCCGCGAGGCACTCGTCGCGGCAGGCGGACCCGCCGAAGCCGTCCAGCTGGTAACCGGGGGAGCGGACGTCGGCTCCACCCTCACCACCGACCCCCGAATCGGCGCCGTCTCCTTCACCGGCTCAGCCGCCGTGGGCCACCAGATCGCCAAAGCCGCCGCCCCGACCAAGGTCCTCCTAGAGCTCGGCTCCAACTCAGCGCTCGTCGTCGCCGAGGACGCCGACCTCGACGCCGCCGCTGACGCCGTAGTACGAGGCGGCTACTACGCCTCCGGCCAAGCCTGCATCTCGGTCCAACGCGTCATCGCCGTCGACACGATCCGCGGCCAACTGGTCCAGAAGATTCAGCACCGACTGGATTCGGTCGTTGTAGGAGACCCACGCGACGAGCGCACCCGGGTCTCCGCCTTGATAGACCCCCGCTCCACCGAGCGCGTCCGCAGCTGGATCGACAACGCCTTGACCGCCGGCGCCACCCTCGCCTACCCACCCACCTCGACCACCGCGGCCACGTCGCCGTACGACGTACTGGGCCCAACAGTCCTGCTCGACGTGCCGTACGGCCAGTTGGCGTGGGATGAGGAGATCTTCGGTCCTGTCATCGCGATTCGTTCGGTGCCGGACATCGCGGCCGCGTTCCGGACGGTCAACGAGTCACGGTACGGGCTTCACGCGAGTGTGTTCACCGCGTCGCTGGAGACCGCGTTCGCCGCGATCGATCAGCTCGATGTCGGGGGAGTGGTCGTCAACGAGGTACCGGGTTTCCGCTCGGACGTGATGCCGTACGGCGGGGTGAAGGATTCCGGCACCGGTCGGGAAGGTCCGCGCTTCGCGATCGACGAGCTGACCACGACCCGGATGGCGATCATCCGCCCGTCCACGAAACCCGGGAGTTGA
- a CDS encoding SDR family NAD(P)-dependent oxidoreductase — MTDYANLFRLDGKHAVVVGAGSGIGRESALALAAQGARVTCADRDLAAAGETVARGNQLTAYGLDVLDPQAIVNAADDLGDVDVLVFTAATNVRKRILDYTGEEFDRVVALNLRASFDLIRAFGGPMAERGSGSIIGFSSIRATTVEPGQSVYAATKAGLVQLLRTAAAELGPNGVRVNAIAPGVVETPLTAQIKNDKAWYDAYAAKSALARWATPDELAGAVVYLASDAASFVTGSVLHVDGGWTAIDGRFNPPN; from the coding sequence ATGACCGACTACGCCAACCTCTTCCGTCTTGACGGGAAACACGCGGTCGTCGTCGGCGCAGGCAGCGGGATCGGCCGGGAAAGCGCTCTCGCCCTGGCAGCCCAGGGCGCCCGAGTCACCTGCGCCGACCGCGATCTCGCAGCCGCCGGGGAAACAGTGGCCCGCGGCAACCAGCTCACGGCGTACGGGCTGGATGTCCTGGACCCACAGGCGATCGTCAACGCGGCCGACGATCTGGGTGACGTGGACGTGCTGGTGTTCACAGCCGCGACCAACGTCCGCAAGCGCATCCTCGACTACACCGGGGAGGAGTTCGATCGCGTCGTCGCTCTCAACCTTCGTGCGTCCTTCGACCTGATCCGCGCATTCGGTGGCCCGATGGCAGAACGCGGCAGCGGCAGCATCATCGGCTTCAGCTCCATCCGTGCAACCACTGTCGAGCCCGGCCAATCGGTGTACGCGGCAACCAAAGCCGGCCTCGTCCAACTCCTCCGTACCGCGGCCGCCGAGCTCGGCCCCAACGGCGTACGCGTGAACGCCATCGCCCCCGGCGTCGTCGAAACCCCACTGACCGCACAGATCAAGAACGACAAGGCCTGGTACGACGCGTACGCAGCGAAGAGCGCTCTCGCGAGATGGGCCACCCCGGACGAACTCGCCGGCGCCGTCGTCTACCTCGCCTCGGACGCAGCATCCTTCGTCACCGGCAGCGTCCTCCACGTAGACGGCGGCTGGACCGCGATAGACGGCCGTTTCAACCCGCCGAACT